Below is a genomic region from Candidatus Methylomirabilota bacterium.
TGATTTCGCCTCGCTGGAGGCCACGGGCCGCCGCGCGCTCCGTCTGCATCTGCCCGCGGCCGACCCCGCGGCGCTCGACCGAGCCTGTGGTCTACTGGAAGGCGCGCTCAGGCCAGATTAGGGAGAATGCACATGGAACTCGGCTTTGTCGGACTCGGCCGGATGGGCATGAACATGGTGCGGCGGCTTCAGCGCGACAAGCATCGCGTCGTCGTCTACGACCGGTCGCCCGAGGTCGTGAAGGAAGCGGTGCAGGAGCAGGCCGTCGGCTCGACCTCGCTCAAAGACCTGGTCGCCAAGCTCCCGCCGCCGCGGGCCGTGTGGGTGATGGTGCCCGCCGGCGAGCCCACCGAAGGCACCATCCGCGAGCTGTCAGGTCTGCTCCAGGCCGATGACGTGATCATCGACGGCGGGAACTCCTATTACAAGGACGACGCGCGTCGGGCCGAAGAGCTGAAGCCGAAGCGCCTTCATTACATCGACGCGGGCACGAGCGGCGGCATCTGGGGACTGAAAATCGGCTACTGTCTCATGGTCGGCGGCGACGCGGCGGTCGTGAAGCGCCTGGAGCCCATCTTCAAGACCCTGGCCCCCGAGGACGGCTACGCCTACATGGGCTCGGCCGGCGCCGGCCACTACGTCAAGATGATCCACAACGGCATCGAGTACGGCATGATGCAGGCCTACGCCGAGGGCTTCGAGCTGCTGAGCAAGAGCAGCTTCAAGCTCAACCTGCCGATGATCGCCGAGCTGTGGATGCACGGCAGCGTCGTCCGCTCGTGGCTCCTGGAGCTGGCGGCCTCCGCGCTCCACGACGACCCGAAGCTCGAGAAGATCAAGGGCTACGTGGAGGACTCCGGGGAAGGGCGCTGGACGGTGTTCGACGCGATCGAGAAAGACGTGCCGGCCGCGGTGCTCACCGCGTCCCTCTACACGCGCTTCCGTTCGCGGCAGGCGGAGTCGTTCGGGGAGAAGATGCTGGCCGCGCTCCGCAACGCCTTCGGTGGCCACGCCGTCAAGAAGGCCTGAGGATGCAGAATCTTCTCACCGCGGGATTGGCCCAGAGCCTGATCCCCCAGCCCTGCAC
It encodes:
- the gnd gene encoding decarboxylating 6-phosphogluconate dehydrogenase — protein: MELGFVGLGRMGMNMVRRLQRDKHRVVVYDRSPEVVKEAVQEQAVGSTSLKDLVAKLPPPRAVWVMVPAGEPTEGTIRELSGLLQADDVIIDGGNSYYKDDARRAEELKPKRLHYIDAGTSGGIWGLKIGYCLMVGGDAAVVKRLEPIFKTLAPEDGYAYMGSAGAGHYVKMIHNGIEYGMMQAYAEGFELLSKSSFKLNLPMIAELWMHGSVVRSWLLELAASALHDDPKLEKIKGYVEDSGEGRWTVFDAIEKDVPAAVLTASLYTRFRSRQAESFGEKMLAALRNAFGGHAVKKA